One window of the Vicia villosa cultivar HV-30 ecotype Madison, WI unplaced genomic scaffold, Vvil1.0 ctg.000892F_1_1, whole genome shotgun sequence genome contains the following:
- the LOC131631977 gene encoding major pollen allergen Ole e 1-like, giving the protein MNPLTLLLILPFFTQFLEVEPARPKPLGKPKFPTSQISVMGFVYCDFCSNNTFSRHSYFLPGAEVTVDCMFKAISAKTSEQITLSVNRTTNKYGMYKIEIPSVDGVKCAEGSEVMSSCEAKLIGSSTSSCNVPGYKSTSNVISVKARKTNLCIYSLNALNFRPSKKDTSLCGN; this is encoded by the exons ATGAATCCTCTAACTTTGTTGCTTATTTTACCTTTCTTTACACAGTTTTTGGAAGTTGAACCTGCAAGACCAAAACCTCTAGGGAAACCAAAGTTTCCTACCTCTCAAATCAGTGTCATGGGTTTTGTTTATTGTGATTTCTGCTCAAATAACACCTTTTCTAGACACAGCTACTTCTTGCCAG GTGCTGAGGTGACAGTAGATTGCATGTTCAAAgcaatttcagcaaaaacatcagaACAGATTACACTATCAGTGAACAGGACAACAAACAAATATGGAATGTACAAGATTGAAATACCATCAGTTGATGGAGTGAAATGTGCTGAAGGCTCTGAAGTTATGTCTTCCTGTGAAGCTAAACTGATTGGAAGTTCAACTTCTTCTTGCAATGTTCCTGGTTACAAAAGCACTTCTAATGTGATTTCAGTCAAAGCTAGAAAAACCAATCTCTGCATATATAGTCTTAATGCTTTGAATTTTAGACCATCTAAGAAGGATACTAGTTTGTGTGGTAATTAA